Proteins from a genomic interval of Microbacterium abyssi:
- a CDS encoding ABC transporter permease, with amino-acid sequence MTGVDAPASAPTTAGPSRTVRRFGPSWAWLGLVPFGAYVLLFLAVPTILAIGSGFFDGDGVFTWTNIAALVDPVVLNTFANSAWISLLTAVVGAVAGALVCYAMLGMNPQGAVRQMVDAAAGVLAQFGGVMLAFAFIATIGAQGVITVLLRDSFGLNIFENGMWLYEVPGLIFPYIYFQVPLMVITFMPALAALKPQWSEANLTLGGTRLGFWTRIGIPVLAPTFLASLLLLFANAFSSYATAAALASQGSQIVPLQIRAALTSETVLGRENLAGALALGMIVIVGVVMVLYSLIQRRAARWQS; translated from the coding sequence ATGACGGGGGTGGATGCTCCGGCATCCGCCCCCACCACCGCCGGACCGTCTCGCACGGTCCGGCGGTTCGGCCCTTCCTGGGCATGGCTGGGGCTCGTCCCCTTCGGCGCGTACGTGCTGCTTTTCCTGGCCGTGCCGACGATCCTCGCGATCGGTTCCGGGTTCTTCGACGGCGATGGCGTGTTCACCTGGACCAACATCGCAGCCCTCGTCGACCCGGTCGTATTGAACACCTTCGCGAACTCCGCGTGGATCTCGCTGCTCACCGCCGTCGTCGGCGCGGTCGCCGGCGCCCTCGTCTGCTACGCCATGCTCGGCATGAACCCGCAGGGGGCGGTCCGCCAGATGGTGGATGCCGCAGCCGGCGTGCTGGCGCAGTTCGGTGGCGTCATGCTCGCGTTCGCGTTCATCGCAACGATCGGCGCGCAGGGCGTCATCACGGTGCTGCTGCGCGACTCGTTCGGGCTCAATATCTTCGAGAACGGCATGTGGCTGTATGAGGTCCCAGGGCTCATCTTCCCGTACATCTACTTCCAGGTGCCGCTCATGGTGATCACGTTCATGCCCGCGCTCGCGGCACTGAAGCCGCAGTGGTCCGAGGCGAACCTGACTCTCGGCGGTACGCGCCTGGGATTCTGGACCCGCATCGGAATCCCGGTTCTCGCCCCGACTTTCCTCGCGAGTCTGCTGCTGCTGTTCGCCAACGCGTTCTCCTCGTACGCGACCGCGGCCGCGCTCGCCAGCCAAGGGTCGCAGATCGTTCCGCTGCAGATCCGCGCCGCCCTCACCAGCGAGACCGTGCTCGGGCGCGAGAACCTTGCCGGAGCCCTCGCACTCGGCATGATCGTCATCGTCGGCGTCGTGATGGTGCTGTACTCGCTGATCCAGCGGCGAGCCGCGAGGTGGCAGTCATGA
- a CDS encoding Dabb family protein, whose amino-acid sequence MIRHVVTWKLASENAAERGAQAAEVARRLNALDGVVPQLRSISAGANSVYADVNWDVTLVADFDSVADLEQYQVHPAHEEAAAYIRSVVASRVAVDFEI is encoded by the coding sequence GTGATCCGTCACGTCGTCACGTGGAAGCTCGCGAGCGAGAATGCCGCCGAGCGCGGCGCGCAGGCGGCCGAGGTCGCCCGTCGCCTGAACGCGCTGGACGGCGTGGTGCCCCAGCTGCGATCGATCTCGGCCGGCGCGAACTCGGTCTACGCGGACGTGAACTGGGACGTCACGCTCGTCGCCGACTTCGATTCCGTCGCCGATCTGGAGCAGTACCAGGTGCACCCGGCCCACGAAGAGGCGGCGGCGTACATCCGCTCCGTCGTGGCATCCCGTGTGGCAGTCGACTTCGAGATCTGA
- a CDS encoding glutaredoxin family protein — protein MTTITVIGKQGCHLCPTALGIVEEVVAGLPDEIGDDIEIVERSIEDDPVLYDLWWEKIPVVLIDDEVHAHWRVSPDKLRQRLENRWSC, from the coding sequence GTGACGACCATCACGGTCATCGGCAAGCAGGGCTGCCATCTGTGCCCGACGGCGCTCGGCATCGTCGAAGAGGTCGTCGCCGGCCTGCCCGACGAGATCGGCGATGACATCGAGATCGTCGAGCGATCCATCGAGGACGATCCCGTGCTGTACGACCTGTGGTGGGAGAAGATCCCGGTCGTCCTGATCGACGACGAGGTGCACGCGCACTGGCGGGTCTCGCCCGACAAGCTGCGCCAGAGACTGGAGAACAGATGGTCGTGCTGA
- a CDS encoding 30S ribosomal protein bS22 has product MGSVIKKRRKRMAKKKHRKLLRKTRHQRRNKK; this is encoded by the coding sequence GTGGGTTCAGTCATCAAGAAGCGCCGTAAGCGCATGGCGAAGAAGAAGCACCGCAAGCTGCTTCGCAAGACTCGCCACCAGCGCCGCAACAAGAAGTAA
- a CDS encoding ABC transporter ATP-binding protein gives MTTALPATKDNQLLAEAGDGTRVQFQGIEKSYGSNRVLHGVDLDIAPGEFVSLLGPSGCGKTTALRVLAGLENADGGAVLLGGQDVSRVPTNRRDIGMVFQAYSLFPHLSVADNTAFGLRRRGIGKAAAGRRALDALALVGLEGFAERFPHQLSGGQQQRVALARALVTEPRVLLLDEPLSALDAKVRVQLRDEIRRIQLRLGITTVFVTHDQEEALAVSDRIAVMDAGRIDQIDSPEELYLRPATAHVAAFVGLSSIVSGVASGDTVMVWGRSLPVNAPATGKVEVHLRPENLRFTGEADAATGGVVEESTFLGSIRRTLVKTDTGELVRVQHDAHQHPAFGDRVWLGIEPVPVAVRARD, from the coding sequence ATGACCACCGCACTCCCCGCGACCAAGGACAACCAGCTGCTGGCCGAAGCCGGCGATGGGACGCGCGTGCAGTTCCAGGGCATCGAGAAGAGCTACGGCTCGAACCGCGTGCTGCACGGCGTCGACCTCGACATCGCACCCGGCGAGTTCGTGTCGCTGCTCGGGCCCTCCGGCTGCGGCAAGACCACCGCGCTGCGCGTGCTCGCGGGCCTCGAGAACGCCGATGGCGGCGCCGTGCTGCTCGGCGGTCAGGATGTCTCGCGCGTCCCCACCAACAGGCGCGACATCGGCATGGTCTTCCAGGCGTACTCGCTGTTCCCGCACCTGAGCGTCGCCGACAACACCGCGTTCGGCCTGCGCCGTCGGGGCATCGGCAAGGCCGCGGCCGGCCGCCGAGCGCTCGATGCCCTGGCTCTCGTCGGACTCGAGGGATTCGCCGAGCGGTTTCCGCACCAGCTCTCCGGCGGACAGCAGCAGCGCGTCGCGCTCGCGCGCGCGCTCGTCACCGAGCCGCGGGTGCTGCTGCTCGACGAACCGCTGTCGGCGCTCGACGCGAAGGTGCGCGTGCAGCTGCGCGACGAGATCCGCCGCATCCAGCTGCGCCTGGGCATCACGACCGTGTTCGTAACGCACGACCAGGAGGAGGCCCTCGCCGTCTCCGACCGGATCGCCGTGATGGATGCCGGACGCATCGACCAGATCGACTCGCCCGAGGAGCTCTACCTGCGGCCGGCGACCGCCCACGTCGCCGCGTTCGTCGGGCTGTCGAGCATCGTCTCGGGAGTCGCATCCGGCGACACGGTCATGGTGTGGGGTCGCTCGCTTCCTGTGAATGCTCCGGCGACCGGCAAGGTCGAGGTGCACCTGCGCCCCGAGAACCTGCGGTTCACCGGCGAGGCGGATGCTGCGACCGGAGGCGTCGTCGAGGAGAGCACCTTCCTCGGCAGCATCCGCCGCACGCTCGTCAAGACCGACACCGGCGAGCTGGTCCGCGTGCAGCACGACGCGCACCAGCATCCGGCCTTCGGTGACCGCGTCTGGCTCGGAATCGAGCCGGTCCCCGTCGCCGTCCGCGCGCGCGACTGA
- a CDS encoding transporter substrate-binding domain-containing protein has protein sequence MTRRRHLILGLALAATATLTLAGCASSGNETGGDDAPTSAGDDYGLVEAGTLTICSDIPYAPFEFEGGDNGTGYTGFDIDLLDAISKKLDLKLAVQDVGFDALQSGTTLASGTCDIGASAMTITDERKANLDFSDPYYDSLQSLLVPADSEIKSIDDLDGKIVGVQQGTTGEAYATENAQGAELLQLPSDGELWPAIQAGTIDAILQDQPVNIEHEKADPNYKIVEEYDTGESYGFAFAKGEKAELLEAVNGALQELRDSGDYKTIYDTYFSAN, from the coding sequence ATGACCCGTCGCCGTCATCTCATCCTCGGCCTCGCCCTCGCGGCGACCGCCACCCTCACCCTCGCCGGCTGTGCCAGCAGCGGCAACGAGACCGGAGGCGACGACGCCCCGACCTCTGCAGGAGACGACTACGGCCTCGTCGAGGCGGGCACGCTCACCATCTGCTCCGACATTCCGTACGCGCCGTTCGAGTTCGAGGGCGGCGACAACGGCACCGGCTACACGGGCTTCGACATCGACCTGCTCGACGCGATCTCGAAGAAGCTCGACCTGAAGCTCGCCGTGCAGGACGTCGGATTCGATGCCCTGCAGTCCGGTACGACCCTCGCCTCGGGCACCTGCGACATCGGAGCGTCGGCCATGACGATCACCGACGAGCGCAAGGCCAACCTCGACTTCTCCGACCCGTACTACGACTCGCTGCAGTCTCTGCTGGTCCCCGCCGACTCGGAGATCAAGTCGATCGACGACCTCGACGGCAAGATCGTCGGCGTCCAGCAGGGGACGACGGGCGAGGCCTACGCCACCGAGAACGCCCAGGGCGCCGAGCTGCTGCAGCTCCCGTCCGACGGCGAGCTGTGGCCGGCGATCCAGGCCGGCACGATCGATGCGATCCTGCAGGACCAGCCGGTCAACATCGAGCACGAGAAGGCCGACCCCAACTACAAGATCGTCGAAGAGTACGACACCGGCGAGTCCTATGGCTTCGCCTTCGCCAAGGGCGAGAAGGCCGAGCTGCTCGAGGCGGTCAACGGCGCGCTGCAGGAGCTCCGCGACAGCGGCGACTACAAGACGATCTACGACACCTACTTCTCCGCGAACTGA
- a CDS encoding amino acid ABC transporter permease: MALRRTQKQKVYRYSVYAILIALAVWAAVTADWARLGPLFFNPEVAVKMLPGIITTGLVNTLWFTAVAFLGGLLLGVVLALMKLSVIAPFRWIATVWIELFRGLPALLTIFAIAYILPIAVGVRNQDLGGPVVLGLVGLILVASAYMAETIRAGLQAVPKGQTEASRSLGMSPLATTFWVVIPQGFRIIIPPLTNEFVLLLKDTSLLFIAGSFIWSKELTTFARDATTQNGNATPLIMAALLYLIVTIPLTRFSAWLERRMARQR, from the coding sequence ATGGCGTTGAGGCGCACTCAGAAGCAGAAGGTGTACCGCTACTCGGTGTACGCGATCCTCATCGCGCTTGCGGTGTGGGCTGCCGTGACAGCGGACTGGGCGCGACTCGGTCCGCTGTTCTTCAACCCCGAAGTCGCCGTCAAGATGCTCCCCGGGATCATCACGACGGGCCTCGTGAACACGCTGTGGTTCACCGCCGTGGCGTTCCTCGGCGGGTTGCTGCTGGGCGTCGTGCTGGCGCTGATGAAGCTCTCGGTGATCGCACCGTTCCGGTGGATCGCCACGGTGTGGATCGAGCTGTTCCGCGGCCTTCCGGCGCTGCTGACGATCTTCGCGATCGCCTACATCCTGCCGATCGCCGTCGGCGTGCGCAATCAAGACCTCGGCGGCCCGGTCGTTCTCGGCCTCGTCGGCCTGATCCTCGTCGCCTCGGCGTACATGGCCGAGACGATCCGCGCCGGTCTCCAGGCCGTGCCGAAGGGGCAGACCGAAGCCTCCCGCTCGCTGGGTATGTCGCCTCTGGCGACCACCTTCTGGGTGGTCATCCCGCAGGGCTTCCGGATCATCATCCCGCCGCTGACGAACGAGTTCGTGCTGCTGCTGAAGGACACCTCGTTGCTGTTCATCGCGGGAAGCTTCATCTGGTCGAAGGAGCTCACCACCTTCGCCCGCGACGCCACGACTCAGAACGGCAACGCGACTCCGTTGATCATGGCGGCTCTGCTGTACCTGATCGTGACGATACCTCTCACGCGGTTCAGCGCGTGGCTCGAGCGACGAATGGCGAGGCAGCGATGA
- a CDS encoding ABC transporter permease yields the protein MNKLAPSRVTRWIIGILIGAFFAIPLISTFLYTLRGTGGRLSFERWAALLDPAASAAIKPIWTGLGNSLVLALVTVIIVLLLLAPTMILVNLRFPKLKSVFEFTALLPISIPAIVLVVGLSPIYLQIGRALGTGTWTLAFAYGITVLPFAYRSIQASIDAADLRTLSEAARSLGSSWPVVVMKVLAPNLRQGLLSASLISIAVVLGEFTIASLLNRQVFQTAMVVVGKQDPYAPAIFTLLALLFCFLLLLIIGRAARGNRKASQ from the coding sequence ATGAACAAGCTCGCTCCCTCTCGCGTGACGCGGTGGATCATCGGCATCCTGATCGGCGCGTTCTTCGCGATCCCGCTGATCTCGACCTTCCTCTACACGTTGCGCGGCACCGGCGGCCGGCTCTCGTTCGAGCGCTGGGCGGCGCTGCTGGACCCCGCGGCATCCGCGGCGATCAAGCCGATCTGGACGGGCCTGGGCAACTCGCTGGTCCTCGCTCTCGTCACGGTCATCATCGTCCTGCTGCTGCTCGCACCGACGATGATCCTGGTGAATCTGCGGTTCCCGAAGCTCAAGTCGGTCTTCGAGTTCACCGCCCTGCTGCCTATCTCGATCCCGGCGATCGTGCTGGTCGTCGGGCTGTCGCCGATCTACCTGCAGATCGGGCGGGCCCTCGGCACCGGAACGTGGACGCTCGCGTTCGCCTACGGCATCACCGTGCTGCCCTTCGCGTACCGCTCGATCCAGGCATCCATCGACGCCGCCGACCTGCGCACGCTGTCGGAGGCCGCCCGGTCGCTCGGCTCGAGCTGGCCGGTCGTCGTGATGAAGGTGCTCGCACCCAACCTGCGTCAGGGCCTGCTATCGGCATCCCTCATCTCGATCGCCGTCGTGCTCGGTGAGTTCACGATCGCATCCCTCCTGAATCGTCAGGTGTTCCAGACCGCGATGGTCGTCGTCGGGAAACAGGATCCCTACGCGCCCGCGATCTTCACGCTGCTCGCGCTGCTGTTCTGCTTCCTGCTGCTGCTCATCATCGGCCGCGCCGCACGCGGCAACCGAAAGGCCTCCCAATGA
- a CDS encoding TetR/AcrR family transcriptional regulator: MSDIEPPELPRGIALAWGVAANPQRGPKREMSVEKIVEAAVELADADGIGAVSMAAVAARLGFTPMSLYRYVTAKDDLLLLMQEEATGLPPEEHRQEDGWRAKLRALFEAQARLYLAHPWLLSIPITGSPITPSSSAWLDAALESLDGTPLDEGDRLAVALAVTGAARWYGIVIAGYAQQARSTGMSPEQITVYEAELFDRVITAEEFPSLRAAIEAGVFLSEDDPFHFGIERVFDGVEAYIASIDRDEPRVQPDTWLQSEPAELAEDKKVREARKAVRAAEKALWDARKIERQVLKDARERTARRQ; this comes from the coding sequence ATGAGCGACATCGAACCCCCGGAGCTGCCCAGAGGCATCGCACTCGCGTGGGGTGTGGCGGCCAATCCACAGCGCGGGCCCAAGCGCGAGATGAGCGTCGAGAAGATCGTCGAGGCCGCGGTCGAGCTTGCGGATGCCGACGGGATCGGCGCGGTGTCGATGGCGGCCGTCGCCGCCCGACTCGGATTCACGCCGATGTCGCTGTACCGGTACGTCACCGCGAAGGACGATCTGCTGCTGCTCATGCAGGAGGAGGCCACGGGGCTCCCGCCCGAAGAACACCGTCAGGAGGACGGCTGGCGGGCGAAGCTGCGGGCGCTGTTCGAGGCGCAGGCGCGGCTCTATCTCGCGCACCCGTGGCTGCTCTCGATCCCGATCACGGGTTCGCCGATCACGCCGAGCAGCTCCGCCTGGCTGGATGCCGCGCTGGAGAGTCTCGATGGGACTCCTCTCGACGAGGGTGATCGCCTCGCGGTCGCGCTCGCCGTCACAGGGGCTGCGCGCTGGTACGGAATCGTGATCGCGGGCTATGCCCAGCAGGCGCGGTCGACGGGCATGTCTCCCGAGCAGATCACCGTCTACGAGGCCGAGCTGTTCGACAGGGTGATCACGGCGGAGGAGTTCCCCTCGCTGCGCGCGGCGATCGAGGCGGGAGTGTTCCTGTCCGAGGACGACCCGTTCCACTTCGGGATCGAGCGCGTGTTCGATGGCGTCGAGGCGTACATCGCGAGCATCGATCGCGACGAACCGAGGGTCCAGCCCGACACCTGGCTCCAGTCCGAGCCTGCCGAACTCGCCGAGGACAAGAAGGTGCGCGAGGCCCGCAAGGCCGTGCGTGCAGCCGAGAAGGCGCTGTGGGACGCCCGCAAGATCGAGCGGCAGGTGCTGAAGGATGCGCGTGAGCGTACGGCTCGTCGACAGTGA
- a CDS encoding rhodanese-like domain-containing protein, with product MKSITTADLAAREGVPLIDVRERDEFDAGHVPGAVNIPMSELGGRLAELPSEAFDVICQVGGRSARVVQALEARGYDATNVEGGTGGWIAEGKPIEVPSA from the coding sequence ATGAAGTCGATCACCACCGCCGACCTCGCAGCACGCGAGGGCGTCCCGCTCATAGACGTGCGCGAGCGCGACGAATTCGACGCAGGTCACGTGCCCGGCGCTGTGAACATCCCGATGTCCGAGCTCGGCGGGCGCCTCGCGGAGCTTCCCTCCGAGGCGTTCGACGTCATCTGCCAGGTCGGAGGTCGCTCGGCGCGCGTCGTGCAGGCACTCGAAGCGCGAGGATACGACGCGACCAACGTCGAGGGCGGCACCGGCGGATGGATCGCCGAGGGCAAGCCGATCGAGGTGCCGTCGGCGTGA
- a CDS encoding amino acid ABC transporter ATP-binding protein, whose amino-acid sequence MSTDLIDIHAPAIEVRGLRKSFGDNEVLKGIDLTVTGGEVVCIIGPSGSGKSTLLRSVNMLEEPTGGEILVEGIDITDEDTDIDRVRTRIGMVFQSFNLFPHLDVMGNLTLAQRRVKKRSKAEAEKVALAMLARVGLSEKASAYPGHLSGGQQQRVAIARALCMNPDMMLFDEPTSALDPELVGEVLQVMRSLADEGMTMLVVTHEMGFAREVGSRLIFMDAGAIVEQGDPREVLANPRHPRTQDFLSRVL is encoded by the coding sequence ATGAGCACCGATCTGATCGACATCCACGCGCCGGCCATCGAGGTCCGGGGTCTGCGCAAGAGCTTCGGCGACAACGAGGTGCTCAAGGGGATCGACCTCACCGTCACCGGCGGCGAGGTCGTGTGCATCATCGGACCGTCGGGCTCGGGCAAGTCGACGCTGCTGCGCTCGGTGAACATGCTCGAAGAGCCCACCGGCGGCGAGATCCTCGTCGAGGGCATCGACATCACCGACGAGGACACCGACATCGACCGGGTCCGCACCCGCATCGGCATGGTGTTCCAGAGCTTCAACCTGTTCCCGCACCTCGACGTGATGGGAAACCTCACGCTCGCGCAGCGGCGGGTGAAGAAGCGCTCGAAGGCAGAGGCCGAGAAGGTCGCGCTGGCGATGCTCGCGCGGGTGGGGCTCAGCGAGAAGGCTTCCGCGTACCCGGGGCACCTGTCCGGCGGTCAGCAGCAGCGCGTCGCGATCGCGCGGGCACTGTGCATGAACCCCGACATGATGCTGTTCGACGAGCCGACCTCTGCGCTCGACCCCGAGCTGGTCGGCGAGGTGCTGCAGGTCATGCGGTCGCTCGCGGACGAGGGCATGACGATGCTCGTCGTCACGCACGAGATGGGCTTCGCACGCGAGGTCGGAAGCCGCCTGATCTTCATGGACGCGGGCGCGATCGTCGAGCAGGGCGATCCGCGCGAGGTGCTCGCGAACCCGCGGCATCCGCGCACGCAGGACTTCCTCTCGCGCGTGCTCTAG
- a CDS encoding helix-turn-helix domain-containing protein: MPDVPEVRFLTVAEVAELMRVSKMTVYRLVHSGDLPAIRFGRSYRVPETAVANALQRPISDVG; the protein is encoded by the coding sequence ATGCCCGATGTTCCTGAAGTCCGATTCCTCACGGTCGCAGAGGTCGCAGAACTCATGCGCGTGTCCAAGATGACCGTGTACCGCCTCGTGCACTCCGGCGACCTGCCGGCGATCCGATTCGGACGCAGCTATCGAGTGCCGGAGACCGCCGTCGCGAATGCGCTGCAGCGCCCCATCTCCGACGTCGGCTGA